From one Flavobacterium sp. N502536 genomic stretch:
- the uvrA gene encoding excinuclease ABC subunit UvrA — protein MLEKDNTIEVLGARVHNLKNIDISIPREKLVVITGLSGSGKSSLAFDTIYAEGQRRYVETFSAYARQFLGGLERPDVDKIDGLSPVIAIEQKTTSKSPRSTVGTITEIYDFLRLLYARGADAYSYNTGEKMVSYSDEQIKDLIIQDFNGKRINILAPVIKARKGHYAELFQQITKQGFLKVRVNGEVQDLISGMKLDRYKTHDIEIVVDRMLIEDNEDNQKRLSESINTAMHHGENVLMILDQDTNEVRYFSRNLMCPSTGISYQNPEPNLFSFNSPKGACPHCNGLGTVHEINIKKIIPNPKLSIKAGGFAPLGEYKSSWIFKQLEVIGEKYGFKITDPIEKIPEEAMAIILHGGKDKFTVNSKDLGVTRDYKIDFEGISHFIKNQYDESASTTIKRWAKDFMDEVNCPVCEGSRLKKEALFFKINDKNITELCDMDISDLTIWFQDLNTHLTDKQLLIASEVVKEIKDRLNFLMNVGLNYLALSRSSKSLSGGEAQRIRLATQIGSQLVGVLYILDEPSIGLHQRDNEKLIKSLEQLRDIGNSVIVVEHDKDMIETADYVIDIGPKAGKYGGEIISIGTPAETLKSNTITAQYLNGKMKLEIPKERRKGNGKSLKLTGATGNNLKNVSIELPLGQLICVTGVSGSGKSTLINETLYPILNAYYFNGVKKPQPYKKIEGLEHIDKVIDIDQSPIGRTPRSNPATYTEVFTEIRNLFTMTSESMIRGYKAGRFSFNVKGGRCETCEGSGVRTIEMNFLPDVYVECETCQGKRFNRETLEIRYKGKSISDVLNMTVDEAVPFFENIPKIYRKVKTIQDVGLGYITLGQQSTTLSGGEAQRIKLAGELSKKDTGNTFYILDEPTTGLHFEDIRVLMDVINKLVDKGNTILVIEHNMDVIKLADYIIDIGPEGGKGGGQLIAKGTPEEVAKSKKSYTAKFLKKELE, from the coding sequence ATGTTAGAAAAAGACAATACTATTGAAGTTCTTGGTGCAAGAGTTCATAATCTAAAAAATATAGACATTTCAATTCCGCGTGAAAAACTGGTTGTTATTACCGGTTTATCAGGCTCGGGAAAATCATCTTTGGCATTTGATACTATTTATGCCGAAGGACAGCGTCGTTACGTAGAAACTTTTTCGGCCTATGCCAGACAGTTTCTTGGCGGTTTAGAACGTCCTGATGTAGATAAAATCGACGGACTTTCGCCTGTAATTGCAATTGAACAAAAAACCACCAGTAAAAGTCCACGCTCGACCGTAGGAACAATTACCGAAATCTACGATTTCCTGAGACTACTTTATGCCCGTGGTGCCGACGCCTATAGTTACAACACCGGCGAAAAAATGGTCTCGTATTCTGACGAACAAATTAAAGATTTAATCATTCAGGATTTTAACGGAAAACGCATCAATATTCTGGCTCCTGTAATTAAAGCCAGAAAAGGACATTATGCCGAATTGTTCCAGCAAATTACCAAACAAGGTTTTCTTAAAGTACGTGTAAATGGTGAGGTTCAGGATTTAATTTCGGGAATGAAACTGGATCGTTACAAAACGCATGACATCGAAATTGTGGTTGACAGAATGCTGATCGAAGACAATGAAGATAATCAAAAACGTCTGTCCGAAAGTATCAATACAGCGATGCATCACGGCGAAAATGTTCTGATGATTTTGGATCAGGATACTAATGAAGTGCGTTATTTCAGTAGAAACTTAATGTGCCCTTCGACTGGTATTTCATATCAAAATCCGGAACCTAATTTATTTTCTTTCAACTCCCCAAAAGGAGCTTGTCCGCATTGTAATGGTTTGGGAACTGTACATGAAATCAATATCAAAAAAATCATTCCGAACCCTAAATTATCTATAAAAGCAGGTGGGTTTGCTCCGCTTGGCGAATACAAATCATCCTGGATTTTTAAACAATTAGAAGTCATTGGTGAAAAATATGGTTTTAAAATAACAGACCCTATTGAGAAAATTCCGGAAGAGGCCATGGCCATTATTTTACATGGCGGAAAAGATAAATTTACGGTAAACTCAAAAGATCTTGGCGTTACCCGGGATTATAAAATCGATTTTGAAGGAATCTCTCATTTTATCAAAAACCAATACGATGAAAGTGCTTCAACGACTATTAAACGTTGGGCAAAAGATTTCATGGACGAGGTTAATTGTCCTGTTTGTGAAGGATCCCGTCTGAAAAAAGAAGCTTTGTTCTTCAAAATCAACGATAAAAATATCACCGAATTGTGTGACATGGATATTTCTGATTTAACAATCTGGTTTCAGGATCTAAATACGCACTTAACCGACAAACAACTTTTGATCGCTTCAGAAGTGGTTAAAGAAATCAAAGACCGCTTAAACTTCCTGATGAACGTTGGTTTGAATTATCTGGCATTAAGCCGAAGTTCAAAATCACTTTCGGGTGGTGAGGCGCAACGTATACGTCTGGCAACCCAGATTGGCTCACAACTCGTTGGTGTTTTGTATATTCTGGATGAACCAAGTATCGGTTTACATCAAAGAGACAACGAAAAACTAATTAAATCATTAGAACAATTACGCGATATTGGGAACTCAGTTATTGTGGTGGAACACGATAAAGACATGATCGAAACTGCTGATTATGTGATTGACATTGGTCCGAAAGCCGGTAAATATGGAGGCGAAATCATCAGTATTGGAACTCCGGCCGAAACCTTAAAATCCAACACCATTACTGCTCAATATTTGAACGGTAAAATGAAACTCGAGATTCCGAAAGAACGTCGCAAAGGAAATGGCAAGTCTTTAAAACTAACAGGAGCAACAGGAAACAACTTAAAAAATGTTTCTATCGAACTGCCTTTAGGACAACTGATTTGCGTAACGGGAGTTTCAGGAAGTGGAAAGTCAACTTTGATCAATGAAACGCTCTACCCTATTTTAAACGCTTACTATTTTAATGGCGTTAAAAAACCACAGCCTTACAAAAAAATTGAAGGACTCGAGCATATCGATAAAGTAATTGATATCGACCAAAGCCCAATTGGACGTACACCACGTTCGAATCCGGCAACCTATACAGAAGTTTTTACAGAAATCAGAAACCTGTTTACCATGACTTCTGAAAGTATGATTAGAGGTTATAAAGCAGGTCGATTTAGCTTTAACGTAAAAGGCGGACGTTGTGAAACCTGCGAAGGATCAGGGGTGAGAACCATCGAAATGAACTTCTTACCTGATGTTTATGTAGAATGCGAAACCTGTCAGGGTAAACGTTTTAACAGAGAAACACTGGAGATTCGATACAAAGGAAAATCCATTTCCGATGTTTTAAATATGACCGTTGATGAAGCGGTTCCGTTTTTCGAAAACATTCCGAAGATTTACAGAAAGGTAAAAACCATTCAGGATGTTGGTTTGGGTTATATTACCTTGGGTCAGCAAAGTACAACGTTGTCAGGTGGTGAAGCACAGCGTATTAAACTGGCTGGCGAATTGTCCAAAAAAGATACCGGAAACACCTTTTATATTCTGGATGAACCTACTACAGGATTGCATTTTGAGGATATTCGTGTTTTAATGGATGTCATTAATAAATTAGTCGATAAAGGAAATACAATTCTGGTTATCGAACACAATATGGACGTCATTAAACTCGCCGACTATATTATTGATATTGGCCCAGAAGGTGGAAAAGGCGGTGGACAATTGATTGCCAAAGGAACTCCCGAAGAAGTGGCAAAAAGTAAAAAAAGCTATACCGCTAAGTTTTTGAAAAAGGAATTAGAATAA
- a CDS encoding lysophospholipid acyltransferase family protein, with the protein MQFLVYIIAFPFLWLISILPFRIFYWFSDCVYFIIYRIVGYRKKVVRENLKLTLPHLNDAERKEIEKKFYKHMCDMFLEMIKTMSISPQEMEKRFKTTNLDLVNEYAQKGKSTILVAAHYASYEWLLTINPKIAFQGIAVYKKVANPYFDKLVRKIRSKYDTELVETRKAIPTMAQNQRDGILSMYGLASDQSPKLDRIFHSMKFMGIEVPVHTGAEMLAKKYDLSVIFVKVKKVARGYYEATFVPIADNPNDYENFDITEKYLREVEKQIYEAPEYYLWTHKRWKHRIE; encoded by the coding sequence ATGCAATTTCTCGTTTATATCATAGCCTTCCCTTTTCTTTGGCTGATCTCTATCCTTCCTTTCCGAATATTTTACTGGTTTTCTGATTGTGTATATTTCATCATTTACAGAATTGTAGGCTACCGTAAAAAGGTGGTTCGCGAAAACTTAAAGCTTACTCTACCGCATTTAAACGATGCTGAACGAAAAGAAATAGAGAAGAAATTCTACAAACATATGTGTGATATGTTTTTGGAAATGATTAAGACCATGAGTATTTCTCCCCAAGAAATGGAGAAAAGATTTAAAACAACAAATCTTGATCTTGTAAACGAATATGCGCAAAAAGGTAAAAGCACTATACTGGTTGCGGCACATTATGCCAGTTATGAATGGCTTTTGACTATTAACCCAAAAATTGCTTTTCAGGGTATTGCTGTTTATAAAAAAGTAGCGAACCCTTACTTTGATAAACTGGTTCGAAAAATACGTTCTAAATACGATACCGAATTGGTTGAAACCCGAAAAGCAATTCCAACAATGGCTCAAAACCAGCGTGACGGAATTTTAAGCATGTACGGTTTAGCAAGTGACCAATCGCCAAAACTGGACCGAATTTTCCATTCGATGAAGTTTATGGGAATCGAAGTTCCGGTGCATACAGGTGCCGAAATGCTGGCTAAAAAATACGATCTGAGTGTGATTTTTGTAAAAGTAAAAAAAGTAGCCCGTGGTTATTATGAAGCTACCTTTGTACCTATCGCAGACAATCCGAATGATTATGAAAATTTCGACATTACTGAAAAGTACTTAAGAGAAGTAGAAAAACAAATTTATGAAGCGCCTGAGTACTATTTGTGGACGCACAAAAGATGGAAACACCGCATTGAATAA
- the ggt gene encoding gamma-glutamyltransferase: protein MKKITFLVTLIYISCTAQQNPIKPTGLVVSKAMVVSARAEASKVGADIMKKGGNAFDAMVGTELALAVAFPYAGNIGGGGFMVYRKANGEVGSLDYREKAPLAATKDMFLDKDGNVIKGKSTETALAIGVPGTVAGVFAVHKKLGSLPMSEILKPVIALAEKGVIVTLKQQKQLEAYHDAIVKVNGPNTLMAGKFKENDTIKYAALANTLKRIQKNGRDEFYKGQTAKTLVNYIQKKGGILTLKDLEKYEAKWRKPLQFDYKELKITSMAPPSSGGICLAQIMKMITPYDLSKMGHNSVESIQVIVEAERRAYADRSQFLGDPDFVKIPMKALLSDTYLKDRMSSFNTEKASLSSEIKEGKVTYNESTETTHYSIVDAQGNAVAATTTINDAFGSKYYCDELGFFLNNEMDDFSAKPGSPNMFGLVGNEANSIAPEKRMLSSMTPTIVEKNGKLFMVVGTPGGSTIITSVLQAILNVYEYNLSMQEAVNAPRFHHQWLPDLITFEPNAFSNATIDKLKAKNYLINEKNAPVIGKLDCILVLPNQSLEGGADFRGDDTAVGF, encoded by the coding sequence ATGAAAAAAATAACTTTTTTAGTTACCCTAATCTACATTAGCTGTACCGCGCAGCAAAACCCAATAAAACCAACCGGACTTGTAGTTTCAAAAGCTATGGTGGTTTCGGCACGTGCAGAAGCTTCTAAAGTTGGAGCAGACATTATGAAAAAAGGAGGTAATGCCTTTGACGCAATGGTTGGTACTGAACTGGCTTTGGCCGTTGCATTCCCATATGCAGGAAATATTGGCGGCGGTGGTTTTATGGTTTACCGAAAAGCCAACGGCGAAGTAGGTTCACTGGATTATCGTGAAAAAGCACCTCTTGCTGCAACAAAAGATATGTTTCTGGACAAAGATGGAAATGTTATAAAAGGAAAAAGCACCGAAACAGCTTTGGCCATTGGCGTTCCCGGAACTGTTGCGGGAGTTTTTGCTGTTCATAAAAAATTAGGCTCTCTTCCGATGTCCGAAATTTTAAAACCTGTTATTGCTCTTGCCGAAAAAGGTGTAATTGTAACCCTAAAACAACAAAAGCAACTAGAGGCTTACCATGACGCCATTGTAAAAGTAAACGGTCCGAATACACTTATGGCAGGAAAATTCAAAGAAAACGACACCATCAAATATGCTGCTCTGGCCAATACTCTAAAACGCATTCAAAAGAATGGAAGAGATGAGTTTTACAAAGGTCAAACAGCTAAAACCTTAGTGAATTATATTCAGAAAAAGGGCGGTATCCTAACGCTTAAAGATTTGGAGAAATACGAAGCCAAATGGAGAAAACCTCTACAGTTTGACTATAAAGAATTAAAAATTACTTCGATGGCACCACCAAGCAGCGGTGGAATCTGTCTGGCTCAAATCATGAAAATGATTACTCCTTATGATTTATCTAAAATGGGACATAATTCGGTAGAATCCATTCAGGTTATCGTTGAAGCTGAGCGAAGAGCTTACGCTGACAGAAGTCAGTTTTTAGGAGACCCTGATTTTGTAAAAATTCCAATGAAGGCTTTATTGTCTGACACCTATTTAAAAGACAGAATGTCGAGCTTCAATACCGAAAAAGCCAGCTTATCTTCTGAAATAAAAGAAGGAAAAGTAACGTACAATGAAAGTACCGAAACGACTCATTATTCCATCGTTGATGCGCAAGGAAATGCTGTTGCGGCAACTACTACCATAAACGACGCCTTTGGATCGAAATATTATTGTGACGAACTGGGCTTCTTTTTAAACAATGAAATGGACGATTTTAGTGCAAAACCGGGATCTCCTAATATGTTTGGTTTAGTAGGAAATGAGGCCAACAGTATTGCACCAGAAAAAAGAATGTTAAGTTCAATGACTCCAACGATTGTTGAAAAAAACGGCAAATTGTTTATGGTCGTAGGTACTCCGGGCGGATCGACTATTATTACTTCTGTTTTACAGGCAATTTTGAATGTGTATGAATACAATTTAAGCATGCAGGAAGCTGTAAATGCTCCACGTTTTCACCACCAGTGGCTTCCGGATCTGATTACATTTGAACCTAACGCCTTTAGCAATGCTACGATTGACAAACTAAAAGCAAAAAACTATCTGATCAACGAAAAAAACGCTCCTGTAATTGGCAAACTGGATTGTATTCTGGTGCTTCCAAACCAGTCTCTTGAAGGCGGTGCTGATTTTCGCGGAGACGATACAGCCGTTGGTTTTTAA
- a CDS encoding acyl carrier protein phosphodiesterase, producing the protein MNFLAHIYLSGENDLIKIGNFMADGIRGKQFEHFPEDVQKGILLHRSIDTYTDSHDVFRQSTKRLHEKYHHYAGVIVDIIYDHFLAKNWEKYSDEKLDHFVNRFYRSLHENYPILTEKTQDLMPYMIKQNWLLSYQTVEGIHQILTQMDRRRSRNQSNMQFASAELVEFYPEFEREFTLFFEDIKSHSSQKLLSL; encoded by the coding sequence ATGAATTTCCTAGCCCATATATATCTTTCCGGCGAAAACGATCTGATCAAAATTGGCAACTTCATGGCCGATGGAATTCGCGGAAAACAGTTTGAACACTTCCCCGAAGATGTTCAGAAAGGCATTCTCTTACATCGTTCTATCGACACTTATACCGATTCGCATGATGTTTTCAGACAAAGCACCAAGCGCTTACATGAAAAATACCATCACTATGCCGGTGTTATTGTCGACATTATTTACGATCATTTTCTGGCCAAAAACTGGGAAAAGTACTCTGATGAAAAATTGGATCATTTTGTTAACCGATTTTACAGATCTTTGCATGAAAATTATCCCATTTTAACAGAAAAAACACAAGACTTAATGCCTTATATGATCAAACAAAACTGGCTTTTGAGTTATCAGACTGTTGAAGGAATACACCAAATTTTAACTCAAATGGACCGAAGAAGGTCGAGAAACCAATCCAATATGCAGTTTGCCAGTGCAGAACTAGTCGAATTCTATCCGGAATTTGAGCGTGAATTCACCCTCTTTTTTGAGGATATCAAAAGTCACTCCAGCCAAAAATTACTTTCTCTATAA
- a CDS encoding rhomboid family intramembrane serine protease — protein MNTILIGIIVANVLISYQGFNNLAFFRKYEFHVGSIRSGEQIRMLSSGFLHADTMHLLFNMLTLWFFAPVVLQWLGNFSFLLIYFGSLIFGSLLTMLFHKNDYSYRAVGASGAVTGVLYSAILLQPDMMLGIFFVLPIPAYLFGILYLLYSIYGMKAKNDNIGHTAHFGGAIGGYLITLIKEPSLFVDHSLMVILLAIPIFILFVMAKLGKL, from the coding sequence ATGAATACCATTTTGATTGGAATTATAGTTGCCAATGTTTTGATTAGTTATCAGGGTTTCAACAATCTTGCTTTTTTTAGAAAATATGAGTTTCATGTAGGAAGTATTCGCTCAGGAGAACAGATCAGAATGCTTTCATCAGGTTTTTTACACGCCGATACGATGCATTTGCTTTTTAATATGCTTACGCTTTGGTTTTTTGCTCCTGTGGTATTGCAATGGCTGGGTAATTTTTCTTTTCTGTTGATTTATTTCGGAAGTTTAATCTTCGGAAGTTTATTAACGATGTTATTTCATAAAAACGATTACAGCTACAGAGCAGTAGGGGCATCGGGTGCGGTGACAGGTGTTTTGTACTCTGCCATATTGTTACAGCCGGATATGATGCTGGGCATCTTTTTTGTCCTGCCAATACCGGCCTATTTATTTGGAATTTTATATTTATTGTATTCGATATACGGAATGAAGGCCAAAAATGATAATATTGGCCATACAGCACATTTTGGAGGTGCTATTGGAGGATATTTGATAACTTTGATCAAAGAACCTTCCTTATTTGTAGATCACAGCTTAATGGTGATACTGTTGGCGATCCCAATTTTTATCCTTTTCGTGATGGCTAAATTGGGGAAATTGTAA
- the glmM gene encoding phosphoglucosamine mutase — translation MTLIKSISGIRGTIGGKVGDNLTPVDAVKFASAYGTFLKNNTSKEKLTVVIGRDARISGPMIHNLVVNTLIGLGINVIDLGLSTTPTVEVAVPLEKADGGIILTASHNPKQWNALKLLNAKGEFLSGEEGAKILEIAEAEAFDFSDVDSLGEITINDAYMDIHIDEVLNLPLVDVEAVKAAKFKVVVDGVNSSGGIIIPKLLELMGVEVVKLYCEPNGHFPHNPEPLKEHLTDISELVVKEKAHLGVVVDPDVDRLAFISEDGEMFGEEYTLVACADYVLSKTPGNTVSNMSSSRALRDVTVAHGGKYEASAVGEVNVVALMKKNNAIIGGEGNGGIIYPESHYGRDSLVGVALFLTHLANKKMSVSALRASYPEYYMSKNKIELTPQIDVDAILVAMTEKYKNEDISTIDGVKIDFATEWVHLRKSNTEPIIRIYTEAPSQEKADVLALRIIDEIKAVAGI, via the coding sequence ATGACTTTAATAAAATCAATTTCAGGGATACGAGGGACAATCGGTGGAAAAGTAGGAGATAACCTGACTCCTGTTGATGCGGTGAAATTTGCATCGGCATATGGAACTTTTCTGAAAAACAATACATCAAAAGAAAAATTAACCGTAGTGATTGGTCGTGACGCCAGAATTTCAGGACCAATGATTCACAACCTTGTCGTGAATACTTTAATAGGTTTAGGGATTAATGTAATCGATCTTGGACTTTCTACTACACCAACTGTAGAGGTAGCGGTTCCGTTAGAAAAGGCAGACGGAGGAATCATTTTAACAGCTTCTCACAATCCAAAACAATGGAATGCTTTGAAACTGTTGAATGCAAAAGGTGAATTTTTAAGTGGAGAAGAAGGTGCTAAAATTCTTGAAATCGCTGAGGCAGAAGCTTTCGATTTTTCGGATGTTGACAGTTTAGGTGAAATTACCATCAATGATGCGTATATGGATATTCACATCGACGAGGTTTTAAACTTGCCTTTGGTAGATGTTGAAGCCGTAAAAGCTGCAAAATTTAAAGTAGTAGTTGATGGAGTAAATTCTTCAGGAGGAATTATTATTCCAAAATTACTGGAATTAATGGGCGTTGAAGTAGTAAAATTGTACTGCGAACCAAACGGACATTTCCCGCACAATCCAGAACCGTTAAAAGAGCATTTAACAGATATTTCGGAACTGGTAGTAAAAGAGAAAGCACATTTAGGAGTTGTTGTTGATCCGGACGTAGACCGTTTGGCATTTATATCTGAAGATGGAGAGATGTTTGGAGAAGAATACACTTTGGTAGCTTGTGCCGATTATGTGTTGAGTAAAACTCCCGGAAATACAGTTTCTAACATGTCATCGTCACGTGCTTTGCGCGATGTAACCGTTGCTCATGGCGGGAAATACGAAGCCAGCGCTGTTGGTGAAGTGAACGTAGTAGCCTTAATGAAGAAAAACAATGCTATTATTGGAGGTGAAGGTAACGGTGGAATTATTTATCCGGAATCTCACTACGGAAGAGATAGTTTGGTAGGTGTTGCTTTATTCCTGACACATTTAGCCAACAAAAAAATGTCTGTTTCGGCATTGCGTGCTTCTTACCCGGAATATTATATGAGTAAAAATAAAATTGAATTAACACCACAAATCGATGTTGATGCAATTTTGGTGGCCATGACTGAAAAATACAAGAACGAAGATATTAGCACCATTGATGGTGTGAAAATTGATTTTGCTACAGAATGGGTTCATTTAAGAAAATCAAACACAGAGCCAATCATCAGAATTTATACGGAAGCTCCTTCTCAGGAAAAAGCCGATGTTTTGGCACTTCGAATCATTGATGAAATAAAAGCGGTTGCAGGAATTTAA
- a CDS encoding SIMPL domain-containing protein has product MKKVVLFLTIMFMSMSYAQEVKQIPQINVSGEGKVKIAPDQVCISATVETKGNNAKDVKKQNDEKIDAVLKFIKKMNVPVADYKTKQVSLNPQYDYEKKKTSYNATQTVEIVLKDLSKYDEVMEGLVQQGINRIDNVSFESSKLAQHQSEARKLAIKDAKAKAEDYVSVLGQKVGKAITISDNSQVYNPRPMYAAMKSMAMDTNGGAENETLAVGEIEITANVNVSFVLD; this is encoded by the coding sequence ATGAAGAAAGTAGTATTATTTTTAACAATCATGTTTATGTCTATGTCTTACGCACAAGAAGTCAAACAAATTCCACAAATCAATGTAAGTGGTGAAGGAAAAGTAAAAATAGCACCAGATCAGGTTTGTATTTCAGCTACGGTTGAAACAAAAGGGAATAATGCTAAAGATGTCAAAAAACAAAACGACGAAAAAATCGACGCTGTTTTGAAGTTCATCAAAAAAATGAATGTTCCTGTTGCTGATTACAAAACAAAACAGGTTTCGCTTAATCCGCAATACGATTACGAAAAAAAGAAAACAAGTTATAATGCTACGCAGACTGTAGAAATTGTATTGAAAGATTTATCTAAATACGATGAAGTAATGGAAGGTTTAGTACAACAGGGAATCAATCGTATCGATAATGTTTCTTTTGAATCTTCTAAATTAGCGCAACACCAATCAGAAGCCCGTAAATTAGCCATTAAAGATGCTAAGGCAAAGGCAGAAGACTACGTTTCAGTTTTAGGACAAAAAGTAGGTAAAGCGATTACAATCTCAGATAACTCTCAGGTGTACAACCCGAGACCAATGTATGCAGCGATGAAATCAATGGCTATGGATACTAACGGTGGTGCTGAAAATGAAACGCTTGCCGTTGGAGAAATTGAAATTACAGCAAACGTAAATGTAAGCTTTGTGTTAGACTAG
- a CDS encoding chloride channel protein, with protein sequence MLRKYFRKLENIIALGQSLMTPKQFIFLSSVLIGISCSLAVIVLKTFAHSVFSFATYINGILKLSFINSILPIIGIVLTVFVVKRVLNGSIEKGTSQILYAVAKKASIIPKKQMYAQIVTSSLTVGLGGSAGLESPIVITGAAFGSNFAQNYRLPYKDRTLLIGCGVAAGISAAFNAPIAGVLFAIEVLLVDVSISAFTPIMISAATGALVSAIVLDETILLSFKKQEAFNYHNIPFYVLLGILTGFIAVYYARNFQRIEHYFANLKMGAYKKALIGSSLLALLIFVFPTLFGEGYESIKTLSETDPGKILNNTLFEDFRNNQWVLLLFVGCTMMVKVFASALTIGSGGNGGNFAPSLFLGSYLGYFFSKFISLIGLSKLPISNFTMVGMAGILSGLFHAPLTAIFLIAEITGGYSLMIPLMIVSSISFAISKRFEKYSLDVKGLAKKGHAFTSNKDSNILSTLDIDTIIQCDYLTVHPEENLSKLVDLISHSNQVVFAVVNNEKELVGIVHFNDIREIIFNAYRVKYTLIKDVMKTPAATISSTDSMEIVMSKFEISKTAFLPVIRNEKYYGFISKSIALEAYRTKLRSMTIE encoded by the coding sequence ATGCTAAGAAAATATTTTAGAAAACTAGAAAACATTATCGCTTTAGGACAATCGTTAATGACTCCGAAGCAATTTATTTTCCTGTCAAGCGTTTTAATAGGTATCTCCTGCTCTCTGGCGGTAATTGTGTTAAAAACTTTTGCGCATAGCGTTTTTTCATTTGCCACCTACATCAACGGAATTTTAAAACTGAGTTTTATTAACAGTATACTGCCCATTATTGGTATTGTACTTACTGTTTTTGTGGTTAAAAGAGTGCTAAACGGAAGCATCGAGAAGGGAACATCACAAATATTGTATGCCGTTGCAAAAAAAGCGAGTATTATTCCCAAAAAACAAATGTATGCTCAAATCGTGACCAGTTCGTTAACGGTTGGTTTGGGAGGTTCTGCGGGTCTTGAAAGTCCTATTGTGATTACAGGAGCCGCTTTTGGGTCAAATTTTGCTCAAAATTACAGATTGCCTTATAAAGACCGGACTTTACTAATTGGCTGTGGTGTTGCAGCCGGAATTTCTGCCGCTTTTAACGCTCCTATTGCCGGAGTTCTGTTTGCCATTGAGGTTTTATTGGTAGATGTGAGCATTTCAGCCTTTACTCCTATTATGATTTCGGCAGCAACGGGGGCTTTGGTTTCGGCTATTGTTTTGGACGAAACAATTTTACTGTCTTTCAAAAAACAGGAAGCTTTTAATTATCACAACATTCCTTTTTATGTACTTCTCGGAATCTTAACCGGTTTTATAGCCGTTTATTATGCTCGAAATTTTCAAAGAATTGAGCATTATTTTGCCAATCTAAAAATGGGAGCCTACAAAAAAGCATTAATAGGATCATCGTTATTAGCCTTACTGATTTTTGTGTTTCCAACGCTCTTTGGTGAGGGTTATGAAAGTATAAAAACACTATCTGAAACGGATCCCGGAAAAATATTAAACAATACCCTGTTTGAAGATTTCAGAAACAATCAGTGGGTCTTACTATTATTTGTAGGATGTACCATGATGGTCAAAGTTTTTGCCTCGGCACTTACTATTGGAAGTGGTGGAAACGGTGGTAATTTTGCTCCCTCCTTATTTTTAGGGTCTTATTTAGGTTATTTTTTCTCTAAATTTATTAGCCTGATCGGTTTATCAAAACTTCCAATCAGTAATTTTACAATGGTCGGAATGGCCGGAATTTTAAGTGGACTGTTTCATGCACCTTTAACCGCTATCTTCTTAATTGCCGAAATTACGGGAGGTTACAGCTTAATGATTCCGTTGATGATTGTATCGTCAATTAGTTTTGCTATTTCAAAACGTTTTGAAAAATATTCTTTAGATGTTAAAGGTCTGGCTAAAAAAGGACATGCTTTTACAAGTAATAAAGATTCGAATATCTTATCCACTTTAGATATTGATACCATTATTCAATGTGACTACCTGACCGTACACCCTGAGGAGAATTTAAGCAAACTGGTCGATCTTATTTCGCACTCCAACCAGGTGGTGTTTGCGGTTGTAAACAATGAAAAAGAGCTTGTTGGTATAGTTCATTTTAATGATATACGCGAAATTATTTTCAACGCTTATCGTGTCAAATACACTTTAATTAAAGATGTCATGAAAACACCGGCAGCTACCATTTCTTCTACCGACAGTATGGAAATTGTAATGAGCAAATTTGAAATATCAAAAACGGCATTCCTTCCTGTGATCCGAAACGAAAAATACTATGGTTTCATCTCCAAATCTATAGCACTTGAAGCCTACAGAACCAAACTGCGTTCTATGACAATTGAGTAG